A genomic stretch from Oncorhynchus tshawytscha isolate Ot180627B linkage group LG07, Otsh_v2.0, whole genome shotgun sequence includes:
- the LOC112253755 gene encoding zinc finger protein 239-like — protein sequence MAVTSTKEEEEEEVGDLGPVSQTHLKASNDSNDVNTREIRDNRGSSGDPQQNHDDDDEAVKSLPTSELLKKHQQRPTGKKSNCCSDCGKRFNSSLKLKIHQRIHTGEKPFGCDQCGKSFTASSHLTIHQRTHTGEKPHSCDQCGKSFTRPDSLMVHQRTHTGEKPYSCDQCGKSFSTSGQLTLHQRIHTGEKPYSCDQCGKSFTTSGQLTLHQRMHTGEKPYSCDQCGKSFISSGQLTLHQRIHTGEKPYSCDQCGKSFTTSGQLTLHQRTHTGEKPYSCDQCGKSFTRSDHLTLHQRIHTGEKSYSCDQCGKSFTRSGHLTLHQRIHTGEKRYSCDQCGKKYSDKRSMIKHQKHCFMISIK from the exons atggcTGTTACATCCacaaaggaggaggaagaagaggaggttggAGATCTGGGTCCGGTTTCCCAAACGCATCTTAAAGCATCCAATGATTCTAACGATGTTAACACTA gagagatacGGGACaatcgtggatcctctggggatcCTCAACAAaatcatgatgatgatgacgaggcAGTGAAGAGTCTCCCCACATCAGAACtcctcaagaaacaccagcagagaccCACAGGAAAGAAATCtaactgctgctctgactgtgggaaaagaTTCAACTCTTCATTAAAACTTAAAATACATCAAcgaattcacacaggagagaaaccttttggttgtgatcaatgtgggaagagttttactgcATCTAGCCAtctgactatacaccagagaacacacacaggagagaaacctcatagctgtgatcaatgtgggaagagttttactcggCCAGACAGCCTGAtggtacaccagagaacacacacaggagagaaaccttatagctgtgatcaatgtgggaagagtttttctACATCTGGCCAACTGACtttacaccagagaatacacacaggagagaaaccttatagctgtgatcaatgtgggaagagttttactacatctgGCCAGCTGACTTTACACCAGAGAatgcacacaggagagaaaccttatagctgtgatcaatgtgggaagagttttatttCATCTGGCCAGCTGACtttacaccagagaatacacacaggagagaaaccttatagctgtgatcaatgtgggaagagttttactacatctgGCCAGCTGACTcttcaccagagaacacacacaggagagaaaccttatagctgtgatcaatgtgggaagagttttactagaTCTGACCATCTGACtttacaccagagaatacacacaggagaaaaatcgtatagctgtgatcaatgtgggaagagttttactagaTCTGGCCATCTGACtttacaccagagaatacacacaggagaaaaacgttatagctgtgatcaatgtgggaaaaaATACTCTGATAAAAGATCTATGATTAAACATCAGAAACattgtttcatgatatcaattAAATAA